The genomic segment TTCTTCTCAATGAACACTCTGACTCCATCTTGAATAACTTCTTCATCAGAGTCTCCTTTTGTCTTTGTATATTCTAAAGTGTAGGAAAGGCCATTACAACCCCTGGTTCGGACACCAACTTTCACACCAACATGTTCAGGCTTATCTTTAAGAAGTTGTTTTATCTTGTTTACTGCTGAAGGTGTCAGGGTGAGGGCGGCCCGGGTGGGCTGCAGCTTCCTCTTGCTCACAGCCCGGACAGTGGCCCCGACTAACGAAGCCGACATCCTCGCCGTCCTGCCGCCCCGGTGTCTAGGGCTGGAGGTCGGCCATCTCAACCTCTCTCCATGGACACTGCGggcactctaaaaaaaaaaaacttgatggttggttttatggcccaggatgtggccTGTTTGGCCTCTGTGTTCCATGGTCACTTGATTGGTCTTCTGCTGTTGGATGGATTTACAGATTGTTCTACAGTGTCAGCTAGGTCCCGTTAGTTGATGGTGATGTTGAATTCTTGTATACCCCTGCTGATTATCTGTATAGTTCTATAAGTTTTTGCGAGAGGATGTTAACGTTTCTTACTCCTAATGGTGAGTTTGTTGCTCTTTTGAATTCTGTCATGTGGGAGCCAGCCCTGGAGGAGTCCTGAGAATTACACAGAGGAGGAAGTAAGAGAACATGTGCTCAGAACTGTGTAGTGGCAGGGATGGCCAGGTCCCAGTGGATCAGGGAGGGTTTTGTGAGGAAACTATGCTTCACTTGAAAAAATTAGTTAGCTCTGTAGGGGATGGGGATGGGTGGCAGGAATATTCTTGGCAGAGGGACAGCACTTCTAGTTTCCTGAGGGGAAAGTCCCTAATTCATGGATTCTAGCCAGCTTTTAAGATACCTGCCAGTAAACCCTTGTCATTTTATTTCAGGAAACGGGAGCGCCCATCCTCACTGATGATGTTAGCCTGCAGGTGTTCATGGACCATCTGAAGAAGCTGGCTGTCTCCAGTGCTTGTTGAGCTAAGGATATAGGcaggaaatggaagaaaacactGTCACTTTGTGTTCACAATTTTTTATAAAGGCTTAACATTCCTTTTACTTTGCTGGTGGATTTTAATAAATAATCAAAGGAAGTGTTAGTAACTctttagattttaatttatttgtattcCTTATCTGTGCCCTTTTCTTACTCCATAAAATTATAAGGTCATAAACATTTTCGTATTGGTAGAGGTTTATATGCTTTTTGTATCCTAACTTTTAGAGTCTGTATAAAATCAGAGCTAATGTATTTTGGCAGCGTGTTTACATGAAAATCGTAATgatcagaaaggaaataaatctgAAGAAAGCACTGGTTAAAGTAATgctaatacatattttatttctgaagtcTCTGTGTAAGTCTTGAGTATGTTTTATGTAAATTCTCCAACAAGTAATTCCTGAACTTAATCTTCATTTACTGTCCAAATATTAACAGATATGGAAACGTAAGAAATATGTGCAGCTGTTGAGGCCAAGTGGTCTGGAGTCGCATTGTCCCTCCCTCACctgagatacagagaacagattggtggttaccaatggaggagggatggggaaggGTGAAATGGATTAAGGGGGGGTTCTGTTGTGCTGTGATGGAGGGAAACAAGGGACTGTGGTAGTGAGGTCACTGCAACGCATACAGAACTTGAATTATAATGTACATGTGAAACATGTTATAAACCATTGTTACCTCAATTATAAAAATTCCAGCTATTCTACCCAGTGGAGTTCATTCTTGTTTTGAGGTTATGTCCCCTTTTAACATAGGCCcccagtggctaagatggtaaagaatctgcttaggatgcaggagacctgggtttgatccctgggtccagaagatcccctggaggagggcatggtaacccactctggtattcttgcctggagaatcccatggacagaagagcctggagggctacacagtccatggggt from the Dama dama isolate Ldn47 chromosome 23, ASM3311817v1, whole genome shotgun sequence genome contains:
- the LOC133044755 gene encoding iron-sulfur cluster assembly 1 homolog, mitochondrial-like yields the protein MSASLVGATVRAVSKRKLQPTRAALTLTPSAVNKIKQLLKDKPEHVGVKVGVRTRGCNGLSYTLEYTKTKGDSDEEVIQDGVRVFIEKKAQLTLLGTEMDYVEDKLSSEFVFNNPNMKGTCGCGESFNI